In Rhodamnia argentea isolate NSW1041297 chromosome 1, ASM2092103v1, whole genome shotgun sequence, the genomic window TTTGTGAAGCACTCATCCGCATCATACTCATCCCGCTTCCATTTTGGCCTGCTCAAAGAAAACTTTGAGCCAACTTGTAAAACAGAGGGTCGgtcgaaaaggaaaaacaccATTGGTGAAAGACTCGAGAAATTAACAGACAGATATCTCGTAATCAAAAGCGCCAGCGGCAAATGATTGCATACTTCCTACTCGACCACACAGTAGTTACTAGTTAGTCTCCTCAATTCAAGGaaaaatgcgctaaccaaacaTCACACACACTATCAGATATAGGCATCACAAAACAAATTGACTCCAAGAAATGACTCAGAGCAAACAGGACGAGTCCACTCACATCTCGTTTTGCAGCTTGTGCAAGCTCAACGGCGGCAACCGAGCCACCAGGGCGTCGAACAAGTGCGCCGGAAGCTCGTAGACGTCCGGCAGAACATCGTACCCTGAGATTTTCGTGGCGAAATCACAGAatcaaaaggaggaaaaatccTCAATGTTAGTGACAGGCAGAAGCTGCGGTTGCCGAATCGCAAGAGAAGACTACCTCGAAGAAGCTCGTTTTGAACCGCttccaaggagagagagacgagagaCGGAGCTAACTTCATGACCGATGGCTTCAGGCGTGAAGAAGGTGGAGATCGATCCTCGGGATGAGGCGAAGAGGAGGAAGGCGAGTGGAGATTTGACTGCTGGAGCTCGAGGGAAACGAAGGAGCTGGCGAGGAGGAGGGAATCGGGCGTCTGCTTGGGTGAATTTTACGGGCCCGACTTGTCTTCGTCTTGGGGCagcgttaaaaaaaaaaaaaaaaaggttaatatcacgaaatatttcaaactgtacacttgtgacaaatttaccccaaactaatacacccgtgacaaatttaccttacgttaattttagttaaatctaatcgtcaaattattgagttgaatgACAAGTGATAATTAATGGGtataccagtttatgatttttaccctctgtttgtcacaagtgtatcaatttgaaatttttcgtggtattaactcaattttatggaaagtaaatttgtcataggcgtatcagtttgggattttttgtggttaaaaaaattagtttaaagtaaatttgtcacaaatataccagtttatgattttttatggtcaaaaaaatagtttggggtaaatttgttacacgtgtactagtttaagatttttcgtagtgaaaaaattaatttgggataaatttatcatagatgtatcaatttggggtttttcatggtattaacactaaaaaaaaaaaggttgagctCTTGCTCAAAGtttaatttttggttttaggaaaatgacacaaTCATCCATAAACTGTGATTCAATAGTCAAGTCAATGTgatacttttaatttatttaatataattcatgaactttaacttaatatataatatgatccatgaatttttaatttatttattgtggatcttgaacttttaatacatATTCGATTTAGTCATTGGActatttgaaaatattcaatgttattCTTGATTTTAAACTAATTGAAGAgatacattgaacattttcatatactacgaggaccacattaaatatgtcgaaagtttagagactatattgaatatcaaGCTAAGATTCATAGACTACATTgagtaaattgaaagttcatggatgGCATTTCACGTTGAGCTATAGTGAAGGAACTATTTATGCtattattcttttgttttttatttggtAAAATCTTCAATCTTAATTTCTGAGACGATTTGATTTGTGTTCTGAGAATAAAACCAATTTAATTATGCCCTCTATTTGTTTGCTGGAGTAAACTAAAGATggtttttctcttattttatttttcgattttcatcTCTCAGAAACCTTTAGGTCTATTTTCTTTAAATATCTTCAAAATCTGTAAAATCCACATTGGCAACACACAACCATCAATGTAAGCACTTAGGGCTCGCATGACAACGATTCTGatccgaaaaagtgattctaatcAGAGTTGATTTATTTTGATTCTGTTCCCCGCACGAGTTTTAAAGAAttaaaacgcgtttggtaatcgcataaaatttctatttgatAACTATACGGAATTTCTATTCTTAGGAACAGTTCTTCCTCCCAATTACCTCTTGGCACTACAAAATCAATctatatagcatcactaataaaatgaaaacatattgtgcataatccataattagtctatttattttgtggagCATAAAAATATATGCAAGATCcataagaaagaacataagcttaataggcaatttgcacttgaaattttgccacaaaTTTTTCCTCAAACACTTCTATATATAACCAGACTCATGCTCGATCCGACTCGTATTACTTAAACAATTCTAtgtttaaccaaatcatggcatatttatttcttataatttgttaagaatgcaatacaaatctagagaaaattttttaatttcttttcaaatttttatttttattttaaaaataattattattatttttataaaatatattattttattttattattccattattctcaaaaattatttttttattactaaaaaattattattttttatttttttaaaagtatttgtattttatttttattttcctttttctccggtgACCAGCAATGATCGACAGAGGGCGTAACAAAGTTACAACCTTCTCACTTTATTCGtcttgtttttcaaaagtgattatgGAAcggaaaatcaactttttttaattcttgtttaTACTCCAAAACTGTTCTCGGgaacataattagaaaattttagggCCATAATTATGCACTAACTAAATAggtttctcattcttttttgttttagggAACGGAAGAATCAAAATCGTTCCGTCTAGTTGCCACATCAGCATTTGCTTCCAATTATCACACGAAAGAACTAATATTGTGCAAATCGAGCAAGTTCAAGAACTTAATTGCATAAATAAATATTCAGAAATGACATCTAACATATCAGTTTGGGGATCCCCACTTTCAGGAATTGGTACACTATCCTTTTATCATTTTCAGCAATTCAAGTTCCAAGGATGAACATATTGATGATAAAGAATGGAGCAAGCTTTAACTTGCTTTCCCATCATCTCGACTCAGATACTGTATATATGGTAAGGAAGCTGAATAATCCCACATTAGCTGGGCATTGTATAGTATAATGCTTCCGAATACAGGCTACAGTATAATGCCTCATTAGAAAGAGAGGCAAATTTAGGACAACATAAAAGCGGGACCACAACAAACAACGTTAACCTTGACATTTGATGGGTAAACACTCGAATGAAACACTTGAGAGTCGTCTGATTGCTCCGAACTAAGTAATTATCACTAGATGAGAGACTTCACTTAATCAGATCTTGGAGTCCAAGGCCATAATGGTGCTCAGGTTCATGGGGTTCATGTAATCGGTCGAGCCGGTCATGATCTGTCGGACGATGATCCGGTTCGCGCGCTCGGTCGGGTGGAATGGGTCCCAGAATGCGTAGATGTTCCGGTTGGGGCACAGGTTCGAGAGGACGTTACATATTCCCAGCCCGTTGTAAGGCCCTTGTCCGCAGCACGCCACTTTCGACGTAACGAAACCTGATCCGAAACTTAAGGATTAGCGGCACATGAATGAATAAGCCGCGAACTGATTAAGGAGTCGTAAAAGATTTAGAGTATGGAGGGAGGCAAAACCAAATTGTTGAGGGTTGTTGATGAAGTCCATGTTCATCTGGAAAGCGTTGGCCATGACAAAGACGTCAGATCCGAGCTCCTGGTTCAGTCCTTGGAGCATCCGGCCGAGCGCCGGGTTGAATATGGCGGCGGCTCGCTGGGGCTCCGGCACGCACTCGCCATTCCGGCTTCCTTGCGAAGCTAACTGGGCTGGAACACAGCCCAACGGCCCGGTCCCCGTGACCAGCACTCGGCGGGCTCCCAAGTCGTACAGTCTCTGCAAATGTTAGTGTCCCATTAAGCACAAATATTTGTCATCTCCTACTATGACTCGGCCAAGAAATTTCATTAAGGGTGATCACTAAATCATCGAAGAGGATGAAGAGAGGAATAACTAATTGACTGGTGAATTTACCCGGAGGATATTTCTGAACTCGGAGATGAGGTAGTCGGAGAAGGCTTGGATGGAGAACTGGCGCCGCCTCGGGGAGAAGGGGGTG contains:
- the LOC115754533 gene encoding GDSL esterase/lipase At4g28780, whose product is MSSSVMSSPRLRSVIASLAILYLSIAEPPPRAEAARAFFVFGDSLVDNGNNNYLATTARADSPPYGIDYPTHRPTGRFSNGLNLPDIISEQMGSEATLPYLSPELTGEKLLVGANFASAGIGILNDTGVQFFTIIRMFQQFANFQQYQVRLSALIGAEQAQQRVNQALVLMTLGGNDFVNNYFLTPFSPRRRQFSIQAFSDYLISEFRNILRRLYDLGARRVLVTGTGPLGCVPAQLASQGSRNGECVPEPQRAAAIFNPALGRMLQGLNQELGSDVFVMANAFQMNMDFINNPQQFGFVTSKVACCGQGPYNGLGICNVLSNLCPNRNIYAFWDPFHPTERANRIIVRQIMTGSTDYMNPMNLSTIMALDSKI